A part of Phoenix dactylifera cultivar Barhee BC4 chromosome 2, palm_55x_up_171113_PBpolish2nd_filt_p, whole genome shotgun sequence genomic DNA contains:
- the LOC103719879 gene encoding cytokinin riboside 5'-monophosphate phosphoribohydrolase LOG1-like isoform X1, translating into METQPQSRRPSRFGRVCVFCGSSRGKKLSYQFAAIQLGHELVERNIDLVYGGGSVGLMGLVSQAVHDGGRHVLGVIPKTLMPREITGETVGEVRAVSGMHQRKAEMARQADAFIALPGGYGTLEELLEVITWAQLGIHGKPVGLLNVDGYYNYLLSFIDKAVDEGFITPAARHIIISAPTAHELLCKLEEYVPMHDGVAPQLSWEMEQLGHSPRAEISR; encoded by the exons ATGGAAACCCAGCCACAATCCAGGAGGCCCTCTAGGTTCGGAAGGGTGTGTGTCTTCTGTGGCAGCAGCCGCGGAAAGAAGCTCAGCTATCAGTTTGCTGCCATCCAGCTAGGCCATGAACTG GTGGAGAGGAACATAGACTTGGTTTATGGTGGGGGGAGTGTTGGTCTCATGGGCCTCGTCTCCCAAGCAGTCCACGATGGTGGCCGCCATGTCctggg GGTGATTCCCAAAACTCTCATGCCTAGAGAG ATAACAGGAGAGACTGTAGGAGAAGTGAGAGCAGTCTCAGGCATGCACCAACGGAAGGCCGAGATGGCTCGCCAGGCCGACGCATTCATCGCCCTACCCG GTGGGTACGGAACCCTGGAAGAACTCCTTGAAGTGATAACCTGGGCTCAGCTAGGAATCCATGGCAAGCCG GTAGGTTTGTTGAACGTTGATGGCTACTACAATTATCTGCTATCATTCATCGACAAAGCTGTAGATGAAGGATTTATTACACCTGCAGCCCGCCATATCATCATCTCTGCCCCAACTGCCCATGAGTTATTGTGCAAGCTTGAG GAATACGTGCCGATGCACGACGGCGTCGCACCCCAGCTCAGTTGGGAGATGGAGCAGTTAGGCCACTCACCGAGGGCAGAGATCTCGCGTTGA
- the LOC103719879 gene encoding cytokinin riboside 5'-monophosphate phosphoribohydrolase LOG1-like isoform X2: MMLCLQVERNIDLVYGGGSVGLMGLVSQAVHDGGRHVLGVIPKTLMPREITGETVGEVRAVSGMHQRKAEMARQADAFIALPGGYGTLEELLEVITWAQLGIHGKPVGLLNVDGYYNYLLSFIDKAVDEGFITPAARHIIISAPTAHELLCKLEEYVPMHDGVAPQLSWEMEQLGHSPRAEISR, encoded by the exons ATGATGCTCTGTTTACAGGTGGAGAGGAACATAGACTTGGTTTATGGTGGGGGGAGTGTTGGTCTCATGGGCCTCGTCTCCCAAGCAGTCCACGATGGTGGCCGCCATGTCctggg GGTGATTCCCAAAACTCTCATGCCTAGAGAG ATAACAGGAGAGACTGTAGGAGAAGTGAGAGCAGTCTCAGGCATGCACCAACGGAAGGCCGAGATGGCTCGCCAGGCCGACGCATTCATCGCCCTACCCG GTGGGTACGGAACCCTGGAAGAACTCCTTGAAGTGATAACCTGGGCTCAGCTAGGAATCCATGGCAAGCCG GTAGGTTTGTTGAACGTTGATGGCTACTACAATTATCTGCTATCATTCATCGACAAAGCTGTAGATGAAGGATTTATTACACCTGCAGCCCGCCATATCATCATCTCTGCCCCAACTGCCCATGAGTTATTGTGCAAGCTTGAG GAATACGTGCCGATGCACGACGGCGTCGCACCCCAGCTCAGTTGGGAGATGGAGCAGTTAGGCCACTCACCGAGGGCAGAGATCTCGCGTTGA